Proteins encoded within one genomic window of Gloeobacter kilaueensis JS1:
- a CDS encoding TIGR01548 family HAD-type hydrolase, whose product MASKGLVAFDIDGVIRDVSGSYRRAIMDTVEHFGGCRPTMGQIDDLKSEGIWNNDWRCSEELLRRQNVTLPDYEHLVAYFQSRYLGEPPGSGYIASEPLLVEAEHFLALEVAGYAWGFFSGADRYSALQVLEKRLKLVAPPLVAMHEAPEKPDPTGLLQLCDALGPFDRIWYLGDTVADMQTVQRATSIRPGVTFIAIGILPPHVRPTAKAAHYVQQLRAAGALNVWEHFPPAARLIARLEER is encoded by the coding sequence ATGGCTTCAAAAGGTCTGGTTGCCTTCGACATCGACGGTGTGATCCGCGATGTCTCCGGTTCGTACCGCCGGGCGATCATGGACACTGTCGAGCACTTCGGCGGCTGTCGGCCAACGATGGGCCAGATCGATGACTTGAAGTCCGAAGGAATCTGGAACAACGACTGGCGCTGCTCCGAAGAGTTGCTGCGGCGGCAGAACGTCACTTTGCCCGATTACGAGCATCTGGTCGCCTACTTTCAAAGCCGCTATCTCGGGGAACCGCCCGGCAGCGGCTATATTGCCAGTGAGCCGTTGCTGGTCGAAGCGGAGCACTTTCTTGCTCTCGAAGTGGCGGGTTATGCCTGGGGTTTTTTTAGCGGCGCGGATCGCTACTCGGCCTTGCAGGTGCTGGAGAAACGCTTAAAGCTCGTCGCCCCGCCGCTGGTGGCGATGCACGAAGCGCCCGAAAAACCCGATCCGACGGGCCTTTTGCAACTGTGCGATGCGTTGGGCCCGTTCGATCGCATCTGGTACCTGGGCGACACCGTTGCAGATATGCAGACGGTACAGAGAGCCACTTCGATCCGGCCTGGGGTCACGTTTATCGCCATCGGCATCCTTCCGCCCCACGTCCGCCCCACAGCAAAGGCGGCGCACTACGTACAACAGTTGCGCGCCGCCGGAGCCTTGAACGTTTGGGAGCACTTTCCTCCAGCGGCCAGACTGATTGCTCGCCTGGAGGAGCGATGA
- a CDS encoding response regulator transcription factor, which produces MLASPISRSARRFTVLLAQMDNLLAERLGEPLRGQGYRVSLSPQIEKVESCLALLHSENPDVLILAASSGGLALCRQLRQSGCSLPVLLLSDGDAISERAAGLEVGADDYMVPPYSAEELLERVQCQLRRFHNRGGGLLRLADLTLNTGSREVRRAGRSIELTAREYDLLLFLLERAGEILSREQILQGVWGEHFDSESNVVEVYIRYLRLKIERPGEKKLIHTVRSVGYSLHD; this is translated from the coding sequence ATGCTCGCTTCGCCGATTTCCCGCTCCGCCCGCCGCTTTACGGTCTTACTGGCACAGATGGACAATCTTTTAGCAGAAAGGCTCGGCGAGCCCCTGCGCGGCCAGGGCTACCGCGTCAGCCTCAGCCCACAGATCGAAAAAGTCGAAAGCTGCCTGGCACTGCTGCACAGCGAGAACCCGGATGTGCTGATTCTGGCAGCCAGCTCAGGCGGGCTGGCACTCTGCCGCCAGCTGCGCCAATCCGGTTGTAGCCTGCCGGTGCTGCTCCTGAGCGACGGCGACGCCATCAGCGAGCGGGCGGCAGGTCTCGAAGTCGGGGCCGACGATTACATGGTGCCCCCCTACAGCGCCGAAGAACTGCTAGAGCGCGTCCAGTGCCAGCTCCGGCGCTTTCATAATCGGGGCGGCGGCCTATTGCGCCTTGCGGATCTGACGCTGAACACCGGCAGCCGCGAGGTGCGCCGGGCCGGTCGCTCGATCGAACTGACGGCCCGCGAGTACGACCTGCTGTTGTTTTTGCTCGAACGCGCCGGCGAAATCCTCAGCCGCGAGCAGATCCTCCAGGGCGTGTGGGGCGAACACTTCGACAGCGAATCGAACGTCGTCGAGGTTTACATCCGTTATCTGCGCCTCAAGATCGAACGGCCCGGCGAAAAAAAATTGATTCATACCGTGCGCAGCGTCGGTTACAGCCTCCACGATTAA
- a CDS encoding PstS family phosphate ABC transporter substrate-binding protein, protein MNRQQLLTAVVSVALLAAGLLVFSSLRPPEQSSIGAIAPGLAETPLQSTGLIRQVPDVPIGLFKYGGSTAFARLRSLHFTEEIARRHPDFLLLYTEPEPNRQPGTGSGMAMLIEGKLAIAQTSRPVRADEREAAKRRGFELGQIAVARDGVAFYVHPGLPLKQLSLKQLKAIYTGQVRNWQQLGGPALAITPFSMDTRDSGTAEFVQKAVLGGAPFAPSVRQARDTTTSIRLVSATAGAIGYASSATVLQQKTVRALALTPDANGPYLSPFTGNDQARIDREAIKSGRYPLAHQLYIVFREDGTDAQKAAIAYAKMLLTDEGQRFVEQAGLVSLH, encoded by the coding sequence ATGAATCGGCAACAACTTCTGACCGCTGTGGTCAGCGTCGCTCTGCTGGCAGCTGGCCTGCTGGTATTCAGCTCGCTGCGTCCTCCTGAGCAATCGAGTATCGGCGCGATTGCCCCAGGTCTTGCGGAGACGCCTCTGCAATCGACCGGGCTCATCCGCCAGGTACCGGACGTGCCGATCGGGCTATTTAAGTACGGCGGCTCGACCGCCTTTGCCCGCCTGCGCTCGCTGCACTTTACCGAAGAGATTGCCCGGCGGCATCCGGATTTTCTGTTGCTCTACACGGAACCGGAACCCAACCGGCAGCCCGGCACCGGTTCCGGCATGGCGATGCTCATCGAAGGCAAGCTCGCCATCGCCCAGACCTCGCGCCCCGTGCGCGCAGACGAGCGCGAAGCAGCAAAGCGCAGGGGTTTTGAACTGGGTCAGATCGCAGTCGCGAGGGACGGCGTCGCCTTCTACGTGCATCCCGGACTGCCACTCAAGCAACTGAGCCTGAAACAACTCAAGGCGATCTACACGGGCCAGGTACGCAACTGGCAACAGCTGGGTGGACCGGCACTCGCGATCACCCCCTTCAGCATGGACACCCGCGACAGTGGCACCGCCGAATTTGTCCAAAAGGCCGTTCTAGGGGGTGCGCCCTTCGCTCCCAGCGTGCGCCAGGCTCGCGACACGACCACCTCGATTCGCCTGGTGAGCGCCACTGCCGGAGCGATCGGCTACGCCAGCAGCGCGACGGTGCTGCAACAAAAGACCGTCCGCGCCCTCGCCCTTACTCCCGACGCGAACGGACCCTACCTCTCGCCCTTTACCGGCAACGACCAGGCACGCATCGACCGCGAGGCGATCAAAAGTGGCCGCTACCCCCTGGCCCATCAGCTCTACATCGTCTTTCGCGAGGACGGCACAGATGCCCAGAAAGCGGCAATCGCCTACGCGAAGATGCTGCTCACCGACGAGGGCCAGCGCTTTGTCGAGCAGGCGGGTCTGGTGTCGCTGCACTAA
- a CDS encoding alpha amylase catalytic region — MTFPRTCPAILEINTWVWLHEQHRQLDTLNRYDLEKFVRHRDYLWLMGVWERSEAGRAIARSHAGLQYEYRRALPDLAAQDIVGSAYAIRRYSVDSHLGSEAGLQRLRRVLNDELSVGLMLDFIPNHWATDADWVRAHPEWFVPCQESTDNGSCFRSDDAHLSHGRDPYFPAWTDTAQFDFANPQARRALLGELMAVAGRADGVRCDMAMLVLRDVFRRTWQRDPGVEFWAEAIAAVKAKYPGFLFVAEAYWGLEWNLLQLGFDYCYDKTLYDRLCHRDAPGITAHLRADPSFSERVVRFAENHDEPAARQIFGQGWWNATLLCATVPGAFLEYLGQGERTVRLPVQLGRGAKVPANPQVRHFLEQLAAFRQRLGDGFTVYDTPHPQVVAYRRGQYEFFINLGDQGVHLSGREGVLVLPPYGASVIQVASAEVPVGIDWLREAMAVSA, encoded by the coding sequence GTGACTTTCCCGCGCACTTGTCCTGCTATTCTTGAGATTAACACCTGGGTCTGGTTGCACGAGCAGCACCGCCAGCTGGATACGCTCAACCGCTACGACCTCGAAAAGTTTGTTCGCCACCGCGATTATCTCTGGTTGATGGGCGTCTGGGAACGCTCCGAAGCTGGACGCGCCATTGCCCGTAGCCATGCCGGCCTCCAGTACGAGTACCGGCGAGCGCTGCCGGATCTGGCTGCCCAGGATATTGTCGGTTCCGCCTACGCTATTCGCCGCTACAGCGTCGATAGCCACCTGGGCAGCGAGGCGGGGCTACAGCGGCTGCGCCGGGTGCTCAACGACGAGCTGTCCGTTGGGCTGATGCTCGACTTTATTCCCAACCACTGGGCGACCGACGCTGACTGGGTGCGCGCCCATCCCGAGTGGTTTGTGCCCTGCCAGGAGAGCACCGACAATGGCAGCTGTTTTCGTTCCGACGACGCGCACTTATCCCACGGGCGCGACCCGTACTTCCCGGCCTGGACAGACACGGCCCAGTTCGATTTTGCCAACCCCCAGGCGCGCCGGGCCTTGCTGGGCGAGTTGATGGCCGTGGCCGGGCGCGCCGACGGCGTGCGCTGCGACATGGCGATGCTCGTGCTGCGCGATGTCTTTCGGCGCACCTGGCAGCGCGATCCGGGGGTCGAATTCTGGGCTGAGGCAATCGCGGCGGTCAAGGCAAAGTATCCTGGCTTTTTGTTCGTCGCCGAAGCGTACTGGGGGCTGGAGTGGAACCTGCTGCAGCTGGGCTTCGATTACTGCTACGACAAGACGCTCTACGACCGGCTCTGCCACCGGGATGCCCCTGGCATCACTGCCCACCTGCGCGCCGATCCGAGCTTTTCTGAGCGGGTGGTGCGCTTCGCTGAAAACCACGACGAACCGGCGGCCCGGCAGATTTTTGGCCAGGGCTGGTGGAACGCGACGCTACTGTGCGCGACAGTACCTGGAGCCTTTCTTGAGTACCTGGGCCAGGGCGAGCGGACGGTACGGCTGCCGGTACAGTTGGGGCGCGGGGCAAAGGTGCCGGCCAATCCCCAGGTGCGGCACTTCCTCGAACAGCTCGCCGCCTTCCGGCAGCGCCTGGGCGACGGCTTCACGGTCTACGACACTCCCCACCCCCAGGTCGTCGCCTACCGGCGCGGGCAGTACGAATTTTTTATCAACCTGGGCGATCAGGGGGTTCATCTCAGTGGCCGCGAGGGCGTGCTGGTGCTGCCGCCCTACGGTGCTTCGGTGATCCAGGTGGCTTCTGCAGAAGTGCCGGTGGGCATCGACTGGCTGCGCGAGGCGATGGCCGTCTCTGCCTGA
- the lptC gene encoding LPS export ABC transporter periplasmic protein LptC: MKTGSWLLVGGGCLLLGACGGAPNPEANNSLQSESPLVLRNIVLTETNRDGNAPLWELKAERAEYSRDRSTAIVQQIQGVFYQNGRKVLNIQAPRGEVRIAAREILLEGRVKAVSPVRATTLDADRVQWFPDRNLLTAIGPVELFQPKNKVRARGQTLTGDLAAQVYTLSGNIRADSEVQKIEMNAPKVVWSLMPNRVTGSGGVLAHDLGRQANLKAPTISWEVDQNRVIARSDSTGRVYAEQPANAAQLQADRVIWDIDRRLFIAETGVDLVLGRPARRLQASAATYSLGQNTLQATNGRYWQPVQDLSITSSDLFADLAHDTVRATGQVNTRLTPPRP, translated from the coding sequence ATGAAGACAGGTTCCTGGCTGCTGGTGGGCGGTGGATGTCTGCTTCTGGGAGCCTGCGGCGGAGCGCCCAACCCCGAGGCAAACAATTCTTTGCAGAGCGAGAGTCCGCTGGTGCTGCGCAACATCGTCCTCACCGAGACCAACCGCGACGGCAACGCTCCCCTCTGGGAATTAAAAGCCGAGCGGGCCGAGTACAGCCGCGACCGCAGCACCGCCATCGTTCAGCAGATTCAGGGCGTCTTTTATCAAAATGGCCGCAAGGTACTCAACATCCAGGCTCCTCGGGGCGAGGTGCGCATTGCGGCGCGCGAAATCTTGCTGGAAGGCAGGGTGAAGGCGGTCTCGCCCGTGCGCGCCACCACCCTCGATGCGGATCGCGTCCAGTGGTTTCCGGATCGCAACTTGCTCACGGCGATTGGCCCGGTCGAGCTGTTTCAACCTAAAAACAAGGTGCGGGCGCGCGGCCAGACCCTGACAGGCGATCTGGCGGCCCAGGTCTACACGCTAAGCGGCAATATCCGGGCCGATTCAGAGGTCCAAAAAATCGAGATGAACGCTCCAAAAGTGGTCTGGAGCCTGATGCCCAACCGCGTCACCGGTTCGGGGGGCGTGCTGGCCCACGACCTGGGCCGCCAGGCCAACCTCAAGGCTCCGACCATCAGCTGGGAGGTCGATCAAAACCGCGTCATCGCCCGCAGCGACAGCACGGGCCGGGTCTACGCCGAGCAGCCCGCCAACGCGGCCCAACTGCAGGCCGATCGGGTGATCTGGGACATCGACCGCCGCCTGTTCATTGCCGAAACCGGCGTCGATCTGGTCCTGGGCCGCCCCGCCCGCCGCCTGCAGGCGAGTGCAGCCACCTACTCCCTCGGCCAGAACACCCTGCAGGCCACCAATGGCCGCTACTGGCAGCCGGTACAGGATCTGAGCATCACCAGTTCGGATCTATTTGCGGATCTGGCCCACGACACCGTGCGCGCCACTGGCCAGGTGAACACCCGCCTCACGCCGCCGAGGCCCTGA
- a CDS encoding sulfite oxidase encodes MSFTDKALYRTLIANLVHRRDLLRWGAAAAAGLAVPPVLAQTAPPAPEVFPGKEKLISRGSRPLNLETPAALLVQNAITPAGLLFVRCHANVPEVDAARYTLTVSGEVRQPLKLSLKDLKDARRFKPVTVEALLQCAGNGRSFFEPKTSGNQWERGAVGVGHWTGVPLSAILTEANLKPSGRFVVFDGDDVPFGTAADFQKSLPIEKALARGTLLAYELNGKPLPADNGYPLRLVVPGWSGTYWVKWLTAITVQEKPFDGFFMTKAYTVPAAPQPAGKEVPADQQVQITENNVKAIVALPAPGDQLKRGALTTIAGFAWSGGERTIRSVEVSLNGGTSWFQAELENRSQPYTWRMWRYNWLPVSPGPVQILVRATDSSGNLQPMEASWNPKGYMYNAWDRVALTVV; translated from the coding sequence ATGTCTTTTACCGACAAAGCCCTCTACCGGACATTGATCGCCAATCTGGTCCATCGGCGCGATTTGTTGCGCTGGGGTGCTGCTGCCGCCGCCGGGCTGGCGGTTCCTCCAGTACTTGCCCAGACGGCCCCACCGGCCCCAGAAGTTTTCCCCGGCAAAGAAAAGCTCATCAGCCGGGGCAGCCGACCGCTCAACCTCGAAACCCCGGCTGCCCTGCTGGTCCAAAATGCGATCACCCCCGCCGGGTTGCTGTTCGTGCGCTGCCATGCAAACGTGCCCGAGGTGGACGCAGCCAGGTACACCCTCACAGTGAGCGGCGAAGTGAGGCAGCCCCTCAAGCTGTCCCTTAAAGATCTCAAAGACGCCCGCCGCTTCAAGCCCGTAACCGTCGAAGCCCTACTGCAGTGCGCGGGCAATGGCCGCAGCTTCTTTGAACCAAAGACCAGCGGCAACCAGTGGGAGCGCGGGGCAGTTGGCGTCGGCCATTGGACAGGGGTGCCGCTCTCGGCGATTCTCACCGAGGCCAATCTCAAGCCCAGTGGCCGCTTCGTCGTCTTCGACGGCGACGATGTACCTTTCGGCACCGCCGCTGACTTTCAAAAATCGCTGCCGATCGAGAAGGCGCTTGCCCGAGGCACGCTCCTGGCCTATGAGCTTAATGGCAAACCCTTACCCGCAGACAACGGCTATCCGCTCAGGCTGGTGGTACCGGGCTGGTCGGGCACCTACTGGGTGAAGTGGCTCACCGCGATTACCGTTCAAGAAAAGCCCTTCGACGGCTTTTTTATGACCAAGGCTTACACCGTTCCAGCCGCCCCGCAGCCCGCCGGCAAAGAAGTGCCTGCCGATCAGCAGGTACAGATCACCGAGAACAACGTCAAAGCGATCGTCGCTCTGCCTGCGCCGGGCGACCAGCTCAAGCGCGGGGCACTCACGACGATCGCCGGTTTCGCCTGGAGTGGAGGGGAGCGGACGATCCGCTCGGTCGAGGTGTCCCTCAACGGCGGTACCAGCTGGTTCCAGGCGGAACTGGAAAATCGCAGTCAGCCTTACACCTGGCGGATGTGGCGCTACAACTGGCTGCCGGTCTCACCGGGGCCGGTCCAGATTCTCGTGCGCGCCACCGACAGCAGCGGCAACCTCCAGCCGATGGAGGCGAGCTGGAATCCGAAGGGCTACATGTACAACGCCTGGGACCGGGTCGCACTCACAGTCGTCTAG
- the modB gene encoding molybdate ABC transporter permease subunit has product MGELTFSLQLSLWVAGTATLIAGLVGTAAAYVLAKYRFWGEELVEALLTLPLVLPPTVVGFYLLGLLGRRGWLGQYLYAWTGLDLLFTPQAAVIAAAVMALPLMVRTARAAIEGVDPLYEQAAFTLGKSRLETFLQVTLPLAWRGLLAGLVLSFARALGEFGATLMVAGNIPRRTQTMPLAIYEATQAGEDRRALVLVAVLSLVSLVVLLLTNRLGPKKRW; this is encoded by the coding sequence ATGGGCGAGCTGACTTTTTCGCTGCAACTGTCGCTCTGGGTGGCAGGTACAGCCACCCTCATCGCCGGGCTGGTCGGTACAGCCGCTGCCTACGTGCTTGCCAAGTACCGCTTCTGGGGAGAGGAACTCGTCGAGGCGCTCTTGACGCTGCCGCTGGTGCTGCCGCCGACGGTGGTCGGGTTTTATTTGCTCGGGCTGCTGGGACGGCGGGGCTGGCTCGGGCAGTACCTCTATGCCTGGACGGGGCTGGATCTGCTTTTTACACCCCAGGCGGCAGTGATCGCAGCGGCGGTGATGGCCCTGCCGCTGATGGTGCGCACCGCCCGAGCCGCGATCGAGGGCGTCGATCCGCTCTACGAGCAGGCCGCCTTCACCCTCGGTAAATCGCGCCTTGAGACGTTCTTGCAGGTGACGCTGCCGCTTGCCTGGCGGGGGTTGCTCGCCGGGCTGGTGCTCAGTTTTGCCCGTGCCCTGGGCGAATTTGGCGCTACGTTGATGGTGGCGGGCAACATTCCCCGGCGGACCCAGACGATGCCCCTCGCCATCTACGAGGCGACCCAGGCGGGGGAAGACCGTCGCGCCCTGGTGCTCGTCGCCGTGCTCAGTCTGGTTTCTCTGGTGGTGCTGCTGCTGACCAACCGCCTCGGCCCCAAAAAGCGATGGTGA
- a CDS encoding glycosyltransferase family 2 protein, with protein MTVFISIVIPTFNRLPILTKCLDALEAQRWQGRYEVVVVDDGSTDGTIAFLQSQPERFAHLRLVCQDHRGPAAARNLGITSARGDTIIFIDSDLVVTPVFLASHAAILEAHPGEAVFTYGRVVNTCNFDHPESEPYKITDFSAAYFATGNVAIARRWLEAAGPFDETFSLYGWEDLELGVRLKKLGLRLIKCPEAVGYHWHPPFSLKQIPALIQKEYERGRMGVVFYRKHPSWDVRMMIQMTPLHQVLWGLLSLGGLLNEKTMAPLLQFLIDRGRPQLALEVARIFLNWYNVQGVYAAYREVNP; from the coding sequence GTGACTGTGTTCATCAGTATCGTCATTCCCACCTTCAACCGCCTGCCCATCCTCACCAAGTGCCTCGACGCTCTCGAAGCGCAGCGCTGGCAGGGCCGCTACGAGGTGGTGGTCGTCGATGACGGTTCCACCGACGGCACGATCGCATTTTTGCAGAGCCAACCGGAGCGCTTTGCCCACCTGCGTCTGGTCTGTCAGGATCACCGTGGCCCGGCAGCAGCGCGCAACCTGGGCATCACCTCCGCCAGGGGCGATACAATCATCTTCATCGATTCGGATCTGGTGGTGACGCCGGTTTTTCTCGCCTCCCACGCCGCTATTCTCGAAGCCCATCCCGGCGAGGCGGTCTTTACCTATGGCCGGGTGGTCAACACCTGCAACTTCGACCATCCGGAATCGGAGCCTTATAAGATCACCGATTTTTCTGCCGCCTACTTTGCCACCGGCAACGTCGCCATCGCCCGGCGCTGGCTGGAGGCCGCCGGTCCCTTCGATGAAACCTTCAGCCTCTACGGCTGGGAAGATCTCGAACTGGGGGTGCGGCTTAAAAAACTGGGCCTGCGGCTCATCAAGTGTCCCGAGGCGGTGGGCTACCACTGGCATCCGCCCTTCAGCCTCAAGCAAATTCCCGCTTTAATTCAAAAAGAATACGAGCGGGGCCGGATGGGCGTAGTCTTCTATCGCAAGCATCCCAGCTGGGATGTGCGGATGATGATCCAGATGACGCCGCTGCATCAGGTGCTCTGGGGGCTGTTGTCGCTGGGCGGTCTGCTCAACGAAAAGACGATGGCACCGCTTTTGCAATTTCTTATCGACCGGGGCAGGCCACAGCTGGCGCTGGAGGTGGCGCGCATTTTTCTAAACTGGTACAACGTGCAGGGCGTCTACGCCGCCTACCGCGAAGTGAATCCATGA
- a CDS encoding ATP-binding cassette domain-containing protein, producing MVTLRVRFDKRLGNFALAVDFAVEAGLVALFGPNGSGKSSTLLAIAGLLHPERGAIYLGEQVLFDSERRIDQPVQARRVGFVFQNYALFPHLNVARNICFGIERAPAATRRQKLAELLALLQLDGLQERLPLELSGGQRQRVAIARALAPEPQLLLLDEPFAAVDSALREQLREELLQLQQKLQLPVLMVSHARDEVLQLASTVVCLEAGSVSAVGPPAMVLERAFYLQEGARFSW from the coding sequence ATGGTGACGCTCCGTGTCCGGTTTGATAAGCGCCTGGGAAACTTTGCCCTGGCGGTCGATTTTGCCGTCGAGGCGGGACTGGTCGCCCTGTTTGGCCCCAATGGCTCAGGCAAATCGAGCACGCTCCTTGCCATCGCGGGCCTCCTGCACCCCGAGCGGGGGGCGATTTATCTGGGGGAGCAGGTGCTCTTCGACAGCGAGCGGCGGATCGACCAACCAGTCCAGGCCCGTCGGGTGGGCTTCGTCTTTCAGAACTACGCCCTGTTTCCGCACCTGAACGTGGCCCGCAACATCTGCTTTGGCATCGAGCGCGCCCCCGCCGCCACGCGCCGCCAGAAACTCGCCGAGTTACTTGCCCTGCTCCAACTCGATGGCCTGCAGGAGCGGCTGCCTCTAGAACTTTCCGGTGGCCAGCGCCAGCGGGTGGCAATTGCCCGCGCCCTCGCTCCGGAGCCGCAGCTGTTGCTGTTGGACGAACCTTTTGCCGCCGTCGATAGTGCCCTGCGCGAGCAGTTGCGCGAAGAACTCCTTCAGCTGCAACAAAAATTGCAACTGCCCGTGCTCATGGTCAGCCACGCCCGCGACGAAGTGTTGCAACTGGCGAGCACGGTCGTCTGCCTTGAAGCCGGTAGCGTCAGCGCCGTCGGCCCACCGGCGATGGTGCTGGAGCGCGCCTTTTACCTGCAGGAAGGCGCGCGCTTTAGCTGGTAG
- a CDS encoding Crp/Fnr family transcriptional regulator, protein MAHRDAHQDFRLLLEELYRERTLRFFKAGQSIPLRTQEIWIVYRGLVQISTLQPSGDEALLGLVGPLMPLGRSLTLLEPYQAVAITNVDLLRLTTEEIHASPRLARELNEQMARRLRQAEALLALAGKRLVVDRLQGFLYLLAHEFGYSTGDGVRIDVRLTHQQFANALGTTRVTVTRFLGQLRDQGLIHIGRDRRIYLRHPQQLAAASCF, encoded by the coding sequence ATGGCACACCGGGACGCCCACCAGGACTTTCGCCTGCTGCTTGAGGAACTGTACCGGGAAAGAACCCTCCGCTTTTTTAAAGCCGGACAGAGTATTCCCCTGCGCACCCAGGAAATCTGGATCGTCTATCGCGGTCTAGTCCAGATCTCGACGCTGCAACCGAGCGGCGACGAAGCCTTGCTGGGGCTGGTCGGCCCGCTGATGCCCCTGGGTCGATCGCTGACGCTGCTTGAACCTTATCAGGCTGTGGCGATCACCAACGTCGATCTGCTGCGGCTCACCACCGAAGAAATTCACGCGAGCCCCCGGCTGGCCCGCGAATTAAACGAACAGATGGCCCGCCGGCTCAGACAGGCGGAGGCGCTTCTGGCCCTCGCCGGCAAGCGGCTGGTGGTAGACCGGCTGCAGGGCTTTCTCTACCTGCTCGCCCACGAATTTGGTTATTCGACCGGCGACGGGGTGCGCATCGATGTGCGCCTCACCCACCAGCAATTTGCCAACGCCCTGGGCACCACCCGCGTCACCGTCACCCGCTTTTTGGGGCAGCTGCGCGATCAAGGTCTCATTCATATTGGCCGCGACCGCCGCATCTACCTGCGCCATCCCCAGCAACTGGCCGCCGCCAGTTGTTTTTAG